The genome window TAGTCTTGATTTATCTTTTAGTTGCACTTTTTTTTGATTTAGCTGCACTTTTAGTTGATTTATCTATAGTTGCACTGATGAAGAAGCAGTTCTGAAGCCAGTTGATCGCCAAACTCTCTCCCAATTCCTAAAACTTAGTTATTCTAAAAGTACTATTTTTCGTGGACATTTTGGATGTTGTGAAAGGACTGCtcctccctcttcttcccccattcatttgtttgttcattccttccttcctctttctgttgggTAGTGGCTCCAGGGAGAACCTATCTTCAAAGGGAGTTTGTGGGTAAGGAGCAGAGAGTCCTGCAAGCTGGCTTAGCATTTTGCAGTTGGACCAGCATCCTGCACACATTTTTCTCTTAGGCCCATCAGGGCTGTATGAGGATATTTTAACCTGAGTACATTCACAGACAGAATCTGATACTGGTATTTCCATAAGTGCATCCTGGCCATCATCTTCACTAAATCTCATCTGGAAGCAGCTGGATGAAAACCAGCATGCCTTTCATATAGCCTGTGGCCTGACTTGAGGAGGCAGGGACCATGAGCCAGACAGTTATGAGTAAGTGAACCACCGAAGACTACACAGGAATGGGTATGTGAACAGGGGGACTCGTGtttgtgtatgtgcacatgtacaAGGTAGAAAAGAGCAAAGAGAACAGGTCCTAAGGAGGGGTCCCAGACCTCTCTGCACTTGTGCCCCCAGGCCTTCTCTTagcacacacacagccctccCACTTATGAACAGTGTCCTGTTTGGAAAGCAAACATGCTGAAGCAATCCTGGCACCTCTGTGCAGTGACTTGAATGTCCACATGCACCACCTACAGTGTTACCTGAGTGATGCGTGTCTCTGGGGTGTGAGTGTCAACTGAGTGTGTCTATTGGGAAACAAGCCCCTCCCAAGAGTCAGAGTCAAACTGGAATCTTATAAAAGGCTCTCTGGCTGGACAGGGCTCAGTCCATTGCCCAGCAGGTGGTCCATTCCAGTTGGAGAACTGAGTAAGTCTTCCAGTGGAGCAGGGCCTGGTAAGTCTCCAAGCAGGGCCTGGGGGAGAAGGTTGGGAAGAGCTGAAGGCAGAGGGGAGAAGAAGGCAGAACATAGCCAGCAGGTAGATGCAGAAGGGGAGCCCTGGAAAGTACCTTAAGCCTCAAGTGAAACAGTCTCTCATGGTACCAAGGGGCGTGGAAGCCAGTGAGGAGAGGTGTGGCCTCTGCAAGTCTGTAGCAGAGACCCAGGTCTTTAGCTTCCTGGAATGGGAAAAGAATCCTATCCTGTACgatattctccttttccttttggttGTGAGGAATGAGAAGCATAGGCAGAAATGATGACAGAGCCTGTTTTTGGTGTTTGTGGACTCTTCAGGCCCAGGCAGCAGGGACACGGGTGATTTGGGTGTTTTCTAGCTGCTGGTGTTTATACAATCTGATAACTATGTGAACATCACTTAAAGGTCTGTGGCCACAGTGAAATGGGGGAGGGAAAGGAGTCAAGAGAAAATTTTGGACTGGGTCATACGGATAAGTCACCGCAGTACCTTCTTTTGTTTCCACTGTGGAGAATGTGGGTGGTCCTTGTTCTAgtcagagaaaatggaaaaccaCTGATTCTCTGCATAGGCTGTTTCTGGCTCTTTGCATGCTCAGCTCACTGGGAATGCCTGTTTGGGGGGTGTTTCTTTGTTTCTCCTCATTTCTTCCCCGCACTGGGCCAGGCTCGGTTGCTCACCAAACCAAATCTCAAAGGCACCAAGTTCCATTGTGGGAAAGAAACAGTCTGCTACCTGTGAAAGAAAAGTTGCTTTTATTTCAGGTTCACCGTGACAAGCTGAGCTCTGCCATGTCCTCCCAGCAGGGTGCGGTGCCCGCCAAAGGCTTTTCCAAGGGGTCCTCCCCGGGCACCACTCCGTGTCCTGCCCAGGCgacctcctcctcgtcctcctgcTGCGGCTGCTGCGTCCCCTCGGGCTGCTGCGGCTCCACCTCCGCTGGCTGCTGCTTCCCGCGGCGGCGCCATGGGGCTCGCAGGCGCGGCAGCTGCTGCTGCGGGGGCGACAGCCAAAGGTCGCAGCGCTCCGGCAACACGCAGAGGTCCGGCTGCTGCGGCGGCTGCTGAGGCGACCCCGCGCCTGCTGCTCTACTCCACGTGCCCCGTCTCCTATTCCTGTGCTCTCACGCGAGCCTGGCCCTGGGTTTGCCCACCAGAAAGCTAGCTGCACTGGATGCTTGGAAACCCACCCTATTCTCAGCCCCACGAAGCTGGTTTTCTTCCCTGGGAACCTGAGAGCCATTGGTGGAACACTGGGCGCTACTGTGTGCACAcaagaggtgctcaataaattccTACTGATTTGGTTGTCCTTTGAAGACATCGCAATAAAACTTCTACCTCTTAAGAGCACTCCTTTcctatttgttctttcatttgtgtatttattaccATATTCTGTTACCCTGTCTACTACCTCTCGCTCAGCCCTGGCTTGGCGTGTTGTAAAAGTCAGAGAACTAAAAATCATTCCTGAGCAAGAGTGGCTTTTTGGTACTTAATTATGAAAGCAGAAATCACACTTGGAGCCAAGCAGTGTTTTAAGGACTTGGTCTGACAAGTACCATCTCCTTTAAACCTTAAAATGACTCAGTGAGACAGGTGCTATTATCATGTTTTGCAGAACAGACTAAGGATAAGTAGCTTGTACAAACTCAGCTGGCCAGTGCATGATGGACACTGGATGCCTCACTCCAAGGTTTATGCTCCTAACTGCTCTGCTTGGTCCGCCCCAAAGCCTGCAGAGCCTTGCGGCGGCTTCTCCTACCCCCCAGGGCCTAGGTGGCGGTGTGGCAAAGGTTTGGTTCTTTAACTCCTGGGGGCTTTCCAATCAGGCAAGCTGAGTCTTTCTTTTGCTGCAGAGGGTCACCAGCCCACTGCTTACTGGATGAGGAAGCTTTTACAAGCTAAACTTTCCAGGAGATGGAGGAAGCTCCCTCTCCAGGTCTCATCCATGCAGCTGAGGCCCAAAAAGGGGCCCAGGGCTTAAGAATCTCTGTGAGGTGAGGCATCCCATGCTCAGAAAGGTGGAAATGTCATTTTCTAGAGGTGGTTGTGATAGTGGTGATGGGGTCATCCTGAGTAGGTCTGTAACCCAGGCCTATGGGCATAGATCTTACCCACTCATTTCAGGAAAGAGGAAACAGGGAAAACAACTTCTTATGCAGAACTATCT of Manis javanica isolate MJ-LG chromosome 4, MJ_LKY, whole genome shotgun sequence contains these proteins:
- the LOC108402643 gene encoding uncharacterized protein, encoding MSSQQGAVPAKGFSKGSSPGTTPCPAQATSSSSSCCGCCVPSGCCGSTSAGCCFPRRRHGARRRGSCCCGGDSQRSQRSGNTQRSGCCGGC